One genomic window of Hemitrygon akajei chromosome 1, sHemAka1.3, whole genome shotgun sequence includes the following:
- the unm_hu7910 gene encoding triadin isoform X14: MVSKNKASNSRSSSAGSKKDKHGTNKNGKKGDGPSGSSFFMWFMIIALLGVWSSVAVVWFDLVDYEEVLAKAKEFRYNFSEVLQGKLGIYDADGDGDFDVEDAKILLGLTKGGGSNEQIGTLEEVLDIITEESSDWVYGFLSFLYDVMTPFEILEEENEASEDVPGTSENEGIKGKENCVILDLQNQ, encoded by the exons ataaacatgGCACTAATAAAAATGGGAAGAAAGGAGATGGGCCTTCAGGAAGCTCGTTCTTCATGTGGTTCATGATAATTGCTTTACTTGGAGTCTGGTCATCAGTAGCTGTTGTTTGGTTTGACTTggtggattatgaggaagttctGG CAAAAGCTAAGGAATTCCGTTATAATTTTTCAGAGGTATTACAAG GGAAACTTGGAATCTATGATGCAGATGGAGATGGTGATTTTGATGTGGAAGATGCCAAAATTTTGTTAG GCCTCACTAAAGGTGGTGGTAGTAATGAACAAATTGGTACACTCGAGGAGGTCCTAGATATTATAACAGAGGAATCCTCAGATTGGGTTTATGGTTTCCTCTCATTTCTGTATGATGTAATGACGCCTTTTGAAATACTAGAAGAAGAAAATGAAGCATCAGAGGATGTTCCTGGTAcgtcagagaatgaagggattaagGGGAAAGAAAATTGTGTCATACTGGATTTACAGAACCAATAG